In one Balaenoptera musculus isolate JJ_BM4_2016_0621 chromosome 20, mBalMus1.pri.v3, whole genome shotgun sequence genomic region, the following are encoded:
- the LYRM9 gene encoding LYR motif-containing protein 9, giving the protein MAPLPGAELVQRPLQLYRYLLRCCRQLPTKGIQEHYKHAVRQSFRVHSDEDNPERIQQIIKRAIEDADWILNKYKKQN; this is encoded by the exons ATGGCCCCGCTACCGGGGGCAGAGCTGGTCCAGAGGCCGCTGCAGCTCTACCGATACCTGCTGCGCTGTTGCCGGCAGCTGCCAACCAAGGGCATCCAGGAGCATTATAAGCATGCTGTCAGGCAG AGTTTCCGAGTTCATTCGGATGAAGACAACCCTGAGAGGATCCAGCAGATTATTAAAAGAGCCATTGAAGATGCTGACTGGATCCTGAACAAA tataaaaaacaaaactga